In the Anoplopoma fimbria isolate UVic2021 breed Golden Eagle Sablefish chromosome 7, Afim_UVic_2022, whole genome shotgun sequence genome, one interval contains:
- the hdac8 gene encoding histone deacetylase 8, translating to MSHTGDRDGDGCGDRKVAYVHSPEYIETCDSLSKVPNRASMVHSLIEAYGLLKHVSTIKPQVATIEDMAKFHTDSYLEHLHKISQDGDNDDPQSVDYGLGYDCPVVEGIYDYAAAVGGATLTAAQCLVDQKCEVAINWAGGWHHAKKDEASGFCYVNDAVLGILKLREKYERVLYVDVDLHHGDGVEDAFSFTSKVMTVSLHKFSPGFFPGTGDLSDTGLGKGRWYAVNVPLEDGIKDDRYYQIFTSVMQEVRAQFNPEAMVMQLGADTMAGDPMCSFNMTPVGVGKCLQHVLEWQLPTLLLGGGGYNLANTARCWTYLTAAVLGKTLSSEIPDHEFFTEYGPDYSLEISPSCRPDRNDTKHLDQVISTIKGNLKNVV from the exons ATGAGTCACACAGGAGACCGTGATGGCGACGGCTGCGGGGACCGGAAGGTGGCGTACGTCCACAGCCCGGAGTACATCGAGACTTGCGACAGTTTATCTAAAGTTCCAAACCGG GCGAGTATGGTGCACTCACTGATAGAAGCCTACGGACTCCTGAAACACGTGAG CACCATTAAACCTCAAGTGGCCACCATAGAGGACATGGCCAAGTTCCACACAGACTCCTACCTGGAGCATCTTCACAAGATCAGCCAGGACGGAGACAACGACGACCCCCAGTCGGTCGACTACGGCCTGG GTTATGACTGTCCGGTGGTGGAGGGGATATACGACTATGCCGCAGCAGTAGGGGGCGCTACACTGACAGCAGCCCAGTGTCTAGTGGACCAAAAGTGTGAAGTGGCCATCAACTGGGCAGGAGGATGGCACCATGCAAAGAA GGATGAGGCATCAGGTTTCTGTTACGTGAACGACGCTGTGTTGGGAATCCTCAAACTGAGGGAGAAGTACGAGAGAGTCCTCTATGTGGACGTTGACCTTCACCACGGAGACG gtGTAGAAGACGCCTTCAGCTTCACATCCAAAGTCATGACCGTCTCTCTGCACAAGTTCTCCCCTGGATTCTTCCCAG GTACGGGTGACCTGAGTGACACGGGGCTGGGTAAAGGCCGTTGGTACGCCGTGAATGTACCGCTGGAGGACGGCATCAAGGATGACAGATACTACCAGATTTTtacaag CGTGATGCAGGAAGTGCGAGCACAGTTCAACCCGGAGGCGATGGTCATGCAGCTGGGTGCTGACACTATGGCGGGTGACCCCATGTGCTCCTTCAACATGACCCCAGTGGGGGTGGGCAAGTGTCTGCAGCATGTCTTGGAGTGGCAGCTACCTACACTGCTGCTGGGAGGAG GAGGCTATAACCTGGCTAACACGGCCCGTTGTTGGACCTACCTGACGGCGGCAGTGCTCGGAAAGACTCTCTCCTCCGAGATACCGGACCACGAG TTTTTCACAGAATACGGACCTGACTACTCGCTGGAGATCAGCCCGAGCTGTCGACCAGACCGCAACGACACCAAACACCTGGACCAGGTCATCAGCACCATCAAag